A genomic segment from Streptomyces sp. NBC_01233 encodes:
- a CDS encoding alkaline phosphatase family protein — MAYSAAQNWPEPELLDLAGAPVPEYGTGSLADLLPTLAAGQGVPGFTAAIAELTPADRNCVFLVDGMGWEQIKAHPDEAPYLTSLLGSSRGGTGHPITAGFPATTATSLASVGTGLPPARHGLPGYAVRNPATGELMNQLRWHPWTSPKPWQPYPTVFQLADKAGVATAQVSSPAFQTTPLTKVALSGGTFHGRMTGEERMDLAAIQLAAGDRSLVYTYFSELDGAGHRHGVDSDAWRGQLMLVDRLVQRLAEQLPPRTALYVTADHGMVDVPFDEDSRFDFDEDWELSAGVALLGGEGRARHVYAVPGAQNDVLTVWREVLGDRFWVASREEALDLGWFGAPGECDERVLGRIGDVVAAAQADVAITASRNEPNESALVGMHGSMTAAEQLVPLLEIRS, encoded by the coding sequence ATGGCGTACTCCGCGGCGCAGAACTGGCCCGAGCCGGAGCTGCTGGACCTGGCCGGTGCCCCCGTCCCGGAGTACGGCACCGGGTCGCTCGCCGACCTGCTGCCCACGCTCGCGGCCGGCCAGGGCGTCCCCGGTTTCACCGCCGCCATAGCCGAGCTGACCCCGGCCGACCGGAACTGCGTGTTCCTGGTCGACGGCATGGGCTGGGAGCAGATCAAGGCCCACCCCGACGAGGCCCCGTACCTCACCTCCCTCCTCGGCAGCTCGCGCGGCGGCACCGGCCACCCGATCACCGCGGGCTTCCCGGCGACCACCGCCACCTCGCTGGCCTCCGTCGGCACCGGCCTGCCGCCCGCACGGCACGGCCTGCCCGGCTACGCCGTGCGTAATCCGGCCACCGGCGAACTGATGAACCAGCTCCGCTGGCACCCGTGGACCTCGCCGAAGCCCTGGCAGCCGTACCCGACGGTCTTCCAGCTGGCCGACAAGGCCGGTGTCGCGACCGCCCAGGTGTCCTCGCCCGCCTTCCAGACGACCCCGCTCACCAAGGTCGCGCTGAGCGGCGGCACCTTCCACGGCCGGATGACCGGCGAGGAGCGGATGGACCTCGCGGCGATCCAGCTCGCGGCCGGTGACCGCTCGCTCGTGTACACGTACTTCAGCGAGCTCGACGGAGCCGGCCACCGCCACGGCGTGGACTCCGACGCCTGGCGCGGCCAGCTGATGCTGGTCGACCGGCTCGTGCAGCGGCTCGCCGAGCAGCTGCCGCCGCGCACCGCGCTGTACGTGACCGCGGACCACGGCATGGTCGACGTCCCGTTCGACGAGGACTCCCGGTTCGACTTCGACGAGGACTGGGAGCTGAGCGCCGGCGTGGCCCTGCTGGGCGGCGAGGGCCGGGCCCGGCACGTGTACGCGGTGCCGGGCGCGCAGAACGACGTACTGACCGTGTGGCGCGAGGTCCTCGGCGACCGGTTCTGGGTCGCGAGCCGCGAAGAGGCGCTGGACCTGGGGTGGTTCGGCGCGCCGGGGGAGTGCGACGAGCGCGTGCTCGGACGCATCGGCGACGTGGTCGCCGCCGCCCAGGCCGACGTCGCGATCACCGCTTCGCGCAACGAGCCGAACGAGTCCGCGCTCGTCGGCATGCACGGCTCCATGACCGCGGCGGAGCAGCTGGTCCCGCTGCTCGAAATCCGTTCCTGA
- a CDS encoding thymidine kinase gives MSELVFFSGTMDCGKSTLALQIGHNRSARGLQGVIFTRDDRAGEGKLSSRLGLVTEAVEATEGMDLYAYLVDQLSKGGRADYVIVDEAQFLAPEQIDQLARIVDDLGMDVFAFGITTDFRTKLFPGSQRLIELADRLEQLQVEALCWCGARATHNARTIGGEMVVEGAQVVVGDVNRPAEEIGYEVLCRRHHRKRTTSAAAHAGALSPDVLPVNHT, from the coding sequence ATGTCCGAATTGGTATTTTTCTCCGGCACCATGGATTGCGGGAAGAGTACTTTGGCGCTCCAGATCGGACACAACCGTTCGGCCCGCGGGCTCCAGGGCGTGATCTTCACCCGCGACGACCGCGCGGGCGAGGGCAAGCTGTCCTCCCGCCTCGGCCTGGTGACGGAGGCCGTCGAGGCGACCGAGGGCATGGACCTGTACGCGTACCTCGTGGACCAACTGTCCAAAGGCGGCAGGGCCGACTACGTGATCGTGGACGAGGCCCAGTTCCTTGCCCCCGAGCAGATCGACCAGCTGGCCCGCATCGTGGACGACCTCGGCATGGACGTGTTCGCCTTCGGCATCACGACGGACTTCCGCACCAAGCTCTTCCCGGGCTCGCAGCGCCTCATCGAGCTGGCCGACCGCCTCGAACAGCTGCAGGTCGAGGCCCTGTGCTGGTGTGGCGCCCGCGCCACCCACAACGCCCGCACGATAGGCGGTGAGATGGTCGTCGAGGGCGCTCAGGTCGTCGTCGGCGATGTGAACCGCCCGGCGGAGGAGATCGGCTACGAGGTGCTCTGCCGCCGCCACCACCGCAAGCGCACGACCTCGGCCGCGGCCCACGCGGGCGCCCTCTCCCCGGACGTCCTCCCGGTCAACCACACCTGA
- a CDS encoding helix-turn-helix transcriptional regulator, producing MIRTSSRLLRLVSLLSVRPEWTCRELAERMAVTDRTVRRDIARLRDLGYGVESAPGPWGGYRLSPGARMPPLVLDDEEALAVAVALREAALNGVLGTGQAALSALLKLRQSLPAHLADQLSTLDGALEHTPRSGEPQIDTLLLLELARACHGALRTTLSYRNHAGQASVRAVDPYRLVHTGLRWYLVARDVTKQEWRTFRADRVVNVRPTTEPVDLTDPPDAAALVSWGIASVVYPVYTTIRLPLPLDRALQKVPPTIGTHSPDGPEATMVEIGGNSTDCLADYLISLATPLTVLSPEEVRQALIRHAHALLAANR from the coding sequence GTGATCAGGACCTCCTCCCGTCTGCTGCGCTTGGTTTCGCTGCTGTCCGTGCGCCCCGAATGGACCTGCCGTGAACTGGCCGAGCGCATGGCGGTCACCGACCGCACAGTCCGCCGGGACATCGCCCGGCTACGGGACCTGGGCTACGGAGTCGAATCCGCTCCCGGCCCCTGGGGCGGCTACCGGCTCAGCCCCGGTGCCCGGATGCCGCCGCTGGTCCTGGACGACGAGGAGGCCCTGGCCGTCGCTGTCGCCCTGCGCGAAGCCGCGCTCAACGGAGTCCTCGGCACCGGGCAAGCCGCCCTCTCCGCGCTGCTCAAGCTCCGCCAGAGCCTGCCCGCACACCTCGCGGACCAGCTGAGCACACTGGACGGGGCACTCGAACACACTCCCCGCTCCGGCGAACCGCAGATCGACACGCTTCTGCTGCTGGAACTGGCGCGAGCCTGCCACGGCGCACTCCGCACCACCCTCTCCTACCGGAACCACGCCGGCCAGGCCTCCGTGCGAGCCGTAGACCCATACCGCCTGGTCCACACCGGCCTGCGCTGGTACCTGGTCGCCCGGGACGTCACCAAACAGGAATGGCGTACATTCCGCGCCGACCGGGTGGTGAACGTACGCCCCACGACCGAACCAGTCGACCTGACCGATCCGCCCGACGCCGCAGCACTGGTCTCCTGGGGGATCGCGAGCGTCGTCTACCCCGTGTACACGACGATCCGCCTCCCGCTCCCCCTGGACCGCGCCCTGCAAAAAGTCCCACCCACCATCGGCACACACAGCCCTGACGGCCCCGAAGCCACCATGGTCGAGATCGGCGGCAACAGCACCGACTGTCTCGCCGACTACCTCATCAGCCTGGCCACACCTCTCACGGTGCTGTCCCCGGAGGAGGTACGCCAGGCACTCATCCGCCACGCCCACGCCCTCCTGGCAGCCAACCGCTGA
- a CDS encoding VOC family protein — protein MSNPEIRLLSFDFDCPDPAELARFYGDALDLPLLYRSDGFVLLGREGAPGLGFVRQAGFQPPAWPDPTHSKQAHLELGVDDLDAAQERMLALGAVLPSFQPRPDVWRVLLDPAGHPFCLSTHGI, from the coding sequence ATGAGCAACCCGGAGATCCGTCTGCTTTCCTTCGACTTCGACTGTCCTGACCCGGCTGAGCTGGCCCGCTTCTACGGCGATGCCCTGGACCTGCCCCTGCTGTACCGCAGTGACGGCTTTGTCCTGCTGGGGCGGGAGGGAGCCCCTGGGCTCGGCTTCGTCCGCCAGGCCGGGTTCCAGCCTCCGGCCTGGCCTGATCCCACCCACAGTAAGCAGGCCCACCTCGAACTGGGCGTCGACGACCTGGACGCCGCGCAGGAGCGGATGCTCGCACTGGGTGCCGTCCTGCCTTCCTTCCAGCCGCGGCCCGACGTGTGGCGGGTGCTCCTGGACCCGGCGGGTCATCCCTTCTGCCTGTCGACGCACGGAATCTGA
- a CDS encoding restriction endonuclease: MGAKTGQSAYTGGKVPAAALREVREVGGAGKLLTAIYLNAGSGGQIVGLNRAGFTAVEAVEADRYCADTLAANLPGCRIVPDSLARYVPSDMDRGALDVLYGRANRPGSATERDDVPAILAAVEAFMPRAFVLESPHTIFRDAMQQYREFVCEQLAHAGYTVRTWSRFDARTYGGPSPWNAAILVALRQDCDRPFDLSTPEPPQSLSLRDLLEESMRGRFDGFGQDPRADAAYARWAALASAQTVPQLIDLAGVDEESVEVLHPNGILAWRERGIDASRVFLDDASSPERSLLGPWGPCLTVSQASFVRGFPPDWVFRGPTSEGYRQVVEATSPVLLREVGRALAQALQWVDHESQPPAPPEANPLAEVDALSPDAFEYFVADLLHRDGYRIEKAGGGAGDGGIDVHAYDSWGYPLVVQCKHTEGGERRVGASVVRDLFGAASAMRPLPRALVVTNGSFTTPCRLWAITEDRIRLIDREQLKRWATDGLPLHEVMHPNG; encoded by the coding sequence ATGGGAGCCAAGACGGGGCAGTCGGCGTACACGGGCGGGAAGGTTCCGGCCGCCGCCCTGCGAGAGGTGAGGGAAGTCGGTGGCGCAGGAAAGTTACTGACGGCGATCTACCTGAACGCAGGATCCGGAGGGCAGATCGTAGGCTTGAACAGGGCGGGATTCACTGCCGTCGAGGCAGTGGAGGCGGACAGGTACTGCGCGGACACACTCGCGGCGAATCTCCCGGGGTGTCGTATCGTGCCGGATTCGCTCGCGCGGTACGTGCCAAGTGACATGGATCGTGGTGCGCTGGACGTTCTGTACGGTAGGGCGAACCGCCCTGGGTCAGCTACGGAACGGGACGACGTTCCGGCGATACTCGCCGCAGTCGAGGCGTTCATGCCCAGAGCATTCGTCTTGGAATCCCCGCACACCATTTTCCGCGATGCGATGCAGCAGTACCGAGAGTTCGTCTGTGAGCAACTGGCCCACGCGGGGTACACCGTCCGAACCTGGTCACGCTTCGACGCGCGGACGTATGGGGGCCCGAGCCCGTGGAACGCAGCCATCCTGGTGGCGCTGCGCCAGGACTGTGATCGCCCCTTCGACCTCTCGACGCCGGAGCCTCCTCAGTCACTTTCGCTGCGGGATCTTCTTGAGGAGAGCATGCGTGGTCGGTTCGATGGGTTCGGTCAAGACCCGCGTGCCGATGCCGCGTACGCGCGCTGGGCGGCGCTTGCGTCAGCTCAGACCGTTCCACAGCTGATCGATTTGGCGGGTGTTGACGAGGAATCCGTAGAGGTATTGCACCCGAACGGAATCCTTGCGTGGCGCGAACGCGGCATCGACGCCAGTCGTGTCTTCTTGGACGATGCCAGTAGCCCGGAGCGCAGCCTGCTTGGTCCTTGGGGGCCCTGCTTGACTGTGAGCCAGGCGTCGTTCGTAAGGGGGTTCCCTCCCGACTGGGTTTTCCGTGGGCCTACGTCCGAGGGGTATCGGCAGGTCGTTGAGGCCACATCGCCGGTCCTTCTGAGGGAGGTTGGCCGTGCTCTGGCGCAGGCGCTGCAGTGGGTGGACCATGAGTCGCAACCGCCCGCCCCGCCCGAAGCGAATCCGCTTGCCGAGGTCGACGCCCTCAGCCCGGATGCTTTTGAGTACTTCGTGGCGGACCTCTTGCATCGCGATGGATACCGAATCGAAAAGGCGGGGGGTGGGGCGGGGGACGGCGGCATAGACGTCCACGCCTACGACTCGTGGGGCTACCCGCTGGTTGTTCAGTGCAAGCACACTGAGGGCGGCGAGCGACGTGTGGGGGCAAGCGTGGTTCGCGACCTGTTCGGCGCCGCTTCGGCCATGCGACCACTTCCGCGAGCGCTGGTCGTCACCAACGGCTCTTTCACCACGCCGTGCAGGCTCTGGGCGATCACCGAGGACCGCATCCGTCTCATAGACCGCGAGCAGCTCAAGCGTTGGGCGACCGACGGTCTGCCTTTGCACGAGGTCATGCATCCGAACGGGTGA
- a CDS encoding thymidine kinase, with translation MALQVAHNRDARGLQGVIFTRDDRAGEGKLSSRLGLVTEAIEAPEGMDLYAYLVAQLSKGGRADYVIVDEAQFLAPGQIDQLARIVDDLGLDVFAFGIATDFRTKLFPGSQRLIELADRLEQLQVEALCWCGARATHNARTVGGAMVVEGAQVVVGDVNRPAGEIGYEVLCRRHHRRRTTSAAAHAGALSPDVLPVNHT, from the coding sequence CTGGCGCTCCAGGTCGCGCACAACCGCGACGCGCGGGGGCTCCAGGGCGTGATCTTCACCCGTGACGACCGGGCGGGCGAGGGCAAGCTGTCCTCCCGCCTCGGCCTGGTGACGGAGGCGATCGAGGCGCCGGAGGGCATGGACCTGTACGCCTACCTGGTCGCGCAGTTGTCCAAGGGAGGCAGGGCGGACTATGTGATCGTGGACGAGGCGCAGTTCCTCGCCCCCGGGCAGATCGACCAGCTGGCCCGGATCGTGGACGACCTCGGGCTGGACGTCTTCGCCTTCGGGATCGCCACGGACTTCCGCACCAAGCTCTTCCCGGGCTCGCAGCGCCTGATCGAGCTGGCGGACCGGCTCGAACAGCTGCAGGTCGAGGCCCTGTGCTGGTGTGGCGCCCGCGCCACCCACAACGCCCGTACGGTGGGCGGGGCGATGGTGGTCGAGGGCGCTCAGGTCGTCGTCGGCGATGTGAACCGCCCGGCGGGCGAGATCGGCTACGAGGTGCTCTGCCGCCGCCACCACCGCCGTCGCACGACCTCGGCCGCGGCCCACGCGGGCGCCCTCTCCCCGGACGTCCTCCCGGTCAACCACACCTGA
- a CDS encoding serine hydrolase domain-containing protein, producing MADLRPLRARSVHASSSSGRRRAVVAAVAVAAAALTVAAALPSAAAESHGPRDAVRKGLERLVADDGFPAALAATVDRAGRAANYTAGVADLKTRAKVPVDGRVRAGSNTKTFTATVVLQLVGEGRVVLDAPVEQYLPNLLRGKGIDGRAITVRQLLQHTSGLPNYTDHILESVLGEERHTYRQPRELLDIGLAHEAQFAPGTGWAYSNTNYVVAGLLIEKVTGRPLAEQITERVIDRAGLRRTYFPGVGEQGIREAHPRGYHAAEPGALWEDITEIDPSWGWSAGQLISTPGDLNRFFSALIGGRLLAPAQLAEMRTTVKAESPGWRPGTRYGLGVSSTPLSCGGLMWGHGGDTPGYHSVPGATDDGRAATVVVTGNMAPPESLAHADALLDTALCRK from the coding sequence ATGGCCGACCTTCGTCCTCTCCGAGCCCGGTCCGTGCACGCCTCGTCCTCGTCCGGGCGGCGGCGGGCCGTCGTCGCGGCGGTGGCCGTGGCGGCCGCCGCCCTGACCGTGGCCGCCGCCCTGCCCTCGGCCGCGGCGGAGTCCCACGGTCCGCGGGATGCCGTACGCAAGGGGCTGGAAAGGCTGGTGGCCGACGACGGGTTTCCCGCGGCGCTGGCCGCCACCGTCGACCGTGCCGGCCGCGCCGCCAACTACACGGCAGGCGTCGCGGACTTGAAGACCCGGGCGAAGGTCCCGGTCGACGGCCGGGTGCGGGCGGGCAGCAACACCAAGACCTTCACCGCCACGGTCGTGCTGCAACTGGTCGGCGAGGGCAGGGTGGTGCTCGACGCCCCCGTGGAGCAATACCTGCCGAACCTGCTGCGGGGCAAGGGCATCGACGGCCGCGCCATCACGGTCCGCCAGCTGCTCCAGCACACCAGCGGACTGCCCAACTACACCGACCACATACTGGAGTCCGTGCTCGGCGAGGAACGCCACACCTATCGCCAGCCGCGCGAGCTGCTCGACATCGGGCTGGCCCACGAGGCGCAGTTCGCCCCCGGAACCGGCTGGGCGTACAGCAACACCAACTACGTCGTCGCAGGTCTGCTCATCGAGAAGGTCACCGGCCGGCCGCTGGCCGAGCAGATCACCGAGCGGGTCATCGACCGCGCCGGACTGCGCCGCACCTATTTCCCGGGCGTGGGCGAGCAGGGCATCCGCGAGGCCCACCCGCGGGGCTACCACGCGGCGGAGCCCGGAGCGCTCTGGGAGGACATCACGGAGATCGACCCCTCCTGGGGCTGGTCCGCCGGGCAGCTGATCTCCACTCCCGGGGACCTGAACCGCTTCTTCTCCGCGTTGATCGGCGGCCGGCTCCTGGCTCCCGCACAGCTGGCGGAGATGCGTACCACCGTCAAGGCCGAGAGCCCGGGCTGGCGGCCCGGCACCCGGTACGGGCTCGGTGTGTCCAGCACCCCGCTGAGCTGCGGCGGCCTGATGTGGGGCCACGGCGGCGACACCCCCGGCTACCACTCCGTCCCCGGCGCCACCGATGACGGCCGCGCCGCCACCGTCGTCGTCACCGGCAACATGGCACCCCCCGAGTCCCTCGCCCACGCGGACGCCCTCCTCGACACCGCCCTGTGCCGGAAATGA
- a CDS encoding VOC family protein, with protein MTEAAEATRRTPGTPCWVSLMVHGLGTTEDFYADLFGWEYVPGPEQLGPYVRAVLDGEEVAGIGEMPPDRHLPVAWTTYLATDDADATAESVRSCGGTVAVGPLDAGIAGRVAICSDPLGAIFGLWQAQSRMGTRLPGGPGTPVWNELVTQDTSTVGKFYEHVFGHEALAHSTASDDFDYLTLNLEGRPVAAVHGVGRSLPHDRGPHWMAYFEVADTDAATARVAELGGRVVEPPREGMRGRQATVADPEGAVFTLVHSRA; from the coding sequence ATGACCGAGGCAGCGGAAGCGACGCGGCGCACGCCCGGTACCCCGTGCTGGGTGAGCCTCATGGTGCACGGACTCGGGACCACCGAGGACTTCTACGCCGATCTGTTCGGCTGGGAGTACGTACCGGGACCCGAGCAGCTGGGCCCGTACGTGCGCGCCGTGCTGGACGGCGAGGAGGTGGCCGGGATCGGCGAGATGCCTCCGGACCGGCATCTTCCGGTGGCCTGGACGACGTACCTCGCCACGGACGACGCCGACGCGACCGCCGAATCGGTGCGTTCGTGCGGCGGCACGGTCGCGGTGGGCCCACTGGACGCGGGCATCGCGGGGCGGGTGGCGATCTGCTCCGACCCGCTCGGCGCGATCTTCGGGCTGTGGCAGGCCCAGAGCCGCATGGGCACCCGGCTGCCCGGCGGGCCCGGCACCCCCGTCTGGAACGAGCTGGTCACCCAGGACACCTCGACGGTCGGGAAGTTCTACGAGCACGTCTTCGGCCACGAGGCGCTGGCGCACAGCACGGCCTCCGACGACTTCGACTACCTGACCCTCAACCTGGAGGGCCGGCCCGTGGCCGCGGTGCACGGCGTGGGCCGCTCGCTGCCGCACGACCGCGGCCCGCACTGGATGGCGTACTTCGAGGTGGCGGACACCGACGCGGCCACGGCCCGGGTCGCCGAACTCGGCGGACGGGTCGTCGAACCGCCCCGCGAGGGCATGCGCGGCCGCCAGGCCACGGTCGCGGACCCGGAGGGCGCGGTCTTCACCCTCGTCCACTCACGGGCCTAG